GGTGAATTCATCACTGTTTGACTGGTAATTCAAGACGGTATAGGCAATATCCTCAAAACTGAAATTAAGCAGGTTGCCGACACAGCCGACAAATTCCTGATAAGCTTTTTGAAACTTCGCCGTAGACAGGCCGACAGAAATTTTATCCTGCTCGTTGTACCAGTCATTATAAAAGAAGGTGGGACTCATGCCCTGCTCTAATTCGCTTAGCATGGTCCAGGCGACTTTTTTTGGCAGGCTGGGGGTAAATTGCTTATGCAGCTTCATCTTGGCAAGTACATGATCTCCCACCCCGGGACGCCAGCGCGGAGGAACCGAGCGTACCTCTGCCAGGGAATAATTATCCGGCAGCAATAACATGTCCAACTCAAACTCCATATTCATCTTACGGTTGGCTTTGCTGTAAAAGCGCGCTTCACCGTAGTTGGGAATTTTATGGGATAAGGTACATTCCAGACGTGAATTATTAGCCAGCTGCCACTGGGAAGTATTCAGATCCGCACTATATTGCCGGATCCCGGCTTGTGCCTGGCTCATGAAGAATAACAGCAGAATCGACGCAATTTGTTTTTTCATAATTCTAAAAATACGTTTTATTAAGCGGCATTAGTTATATCGGCAATTTCAATAGTTACTTTAACACTTTATCAGTAAAAATAACAAAACTATAGCAAAGGCTTACTTTATAATGTCGTTTTCAAACGAATTTTCTGCG
This genomic window from Thalassomonas viridans contains:
- a CDS encoding flagellar protein MotY, which encodes MKKQIASILLLFFMSQAQAGIRQYSADLNTSQWQLANNSRLECTLSHKIPNYGEARFYSKANRKMNMEFELDMLLLPDNYSLAEVRSVPPRWRPGVGDHVLAKMKLHKQFTPSLPKKVAWTMLSELEQGMSPTFFYNDWYNEQDKISVGLSTAKFQKAYQEFVGCVGNLLNFSFEDIAYTVLNYQSNSDEFTKASEKRMAMISEYLSLDQELELVLIDAYSDSYGGRWTNLKLSEKRANKIREYFIANGIDPSRIEASGYGEKRHIASNRTTLGRGKNRRVVIHMEKP